DNA from Rubripirellula lacrimiformis:
AAGCGTTCACGGTCGATTGGCATTGCTTGATTCCCTGAACCGTCAACGAGAAAACCTGGCATCGTACGCCCAAGTAGAAAACTTCGACCGACTGCGGCAAGGCGCCGTTTCTCTGCTGACCGAATCCGCGGTCCACCAAGCGTTGGACGTTACTCATGCAGACGACAAACATCTTGATCGCTACGGGCGCAACTCCTTTGGCTGGTCGCTGCTGATGGCGCGGCGACTTGTCGGCGCTGGGGTCAGCCTGGTGCAAGTGAATCTTGGCAATGACGAAACATGGGATACGCACGGCAATGCGTTCCCGCATCTGAAGAACAATCTATTTCCGCCCACGGACCAAGCCCTATCGGCTTTGCTGGACGATTTGAATTCGACCGGCGAATTGGACGAGACGCTGGTCGTGGTAGCGGGCGAGTTTGGTCGCGCCCCCCAGATCACATGGTTGGAAAAACACTACAAGTTGCCAGGCCGTGACCACTGGGGCGCCGTGCAATCGGTGTTATTCGCCGGCGGAGGAATTCGCGGCGGCAACGTGATCGGCAAGTCCGACGCCCAAGGCGCGTATCCGGCCCAGCAACCGGTGAAGCCCGAAAACTTCGCAGCGACCCTCTACGACGCGATGGGAATCCCCGCCACCGCAGCATGGCATGACGCCGAAAATCGTCCTCACCACATTTACAGCGGCGAGCCCATCGCCGGTCTGTTCTAGCAACCGACCGTCGACGGTTTCACCGGTGCCCAATCCCGCCTCCCCGCCGATCTCTCCCGCCTCCCCGCCGATCTCTCCCGCCCCTCCCGCCAACCTCTCCCACCAAGCCAACCATGTCATTTCGTGCCCCCAGCAGACCATCGGGCTGCCGCGATTTCCGACGATCCAATCGCATCAGCCGCCGTCAGGTGCTGCAGGCGGGATCTCTGTCGGCGCTCGGTCTCGGTTTGGGGGACCTGGAATCGCGGCTAGCCCTTGCGCAACAAAGCGGTGACATCTTGCCGACTCGGCGTGCGAAGGCATGCATCTTTCTGTTCATGTGGGGCGGCCCATCTCAGCTGGATACGTTTGACCTGAAGCCCGATGCACCGTCGGAAGTTCGCGGCAGCTTTCGTCCCATATCGACCAAGGTGCCCGGAACTCAAATCTGCGAGCACTTTACCGGTTTGGCATCGATGACCGACAAGGTTGCGATCATTCGCTCGCTGACGCACGACGATCCTGCTCACCTATCCAGCGGTCATGCGACTTTGACGGGCCAACCGGCACCGGTGTTGAAGAGCGATGCGGATCCGCCGAGCGCCAAGGACTCGCCCCACTTGGGCGCGCTGGTATCGAAACTTCGGCCCACGACGAATGGTCTGCCGCCCTTCGTTGCCATGCCCTGGAAAGCCTATCATCCGGCCGCGCCCGGTGGCGAAGCCCCGGGGCAACACGGCGGTTGGCTGGGATCGGCGTACGACGGCATGCTGCTCCATGGCGATCTGAATGATCCGAATTGGCACCCGCAAGGCCTGTCCCTGCCGGCGGACATCGGCATCGGCCGCTTGGAATCACGACTGGAACTGCTGAAGACGATGGATGCCCAACGCGCGATGTTGCATCGTTCGTTAGGCGCATCATCCTACGGCAACCACCAATCTCGCGCGATGGAGATGATCGGGTCCAGCAGCGTGCGATCGGCGTTTGACTTGACTCGGGAAAGCGACGCGACTCGTAAACGCTATGGCCGAAACGTGCACGGCCAGTGCGTGTTGATGGCCCGACGACTGGTCGAACACGGTGTTCCGCTAGTGTCTGTGAATTGGCACAACGACGGAAAGAATTTCTGGGACACGCACGGCGACAATTTCAATCGCTTGAAGAACGACCTGATTCCGCCAGCCGACCAAGCGCTTTCGGCACTTTTGACGGACTTGGAAGATCGCGGATTGCTGGATGAAACCATCGTTGCCTGGGTAGGCGAATTTGGCCGCAAGCCGCAGATCACTGCTGCGAATGCCGGGCGTGAACACTGGCCATTCTGTTACAGCGGGCTCTTAGCGGGCGGCGGAATTCGCCCCGGGATGGTCTACGGATCCAGCGATCAACACGGTGCCTACCCTGCATCCGATCCTGTCACGCCACAGGATTTCGCTACCACCATCCTGCATGCGATGGGACTGCCCACACAAACCGCTTTGCTCGACCGACAACAGCGACCCCACCGAATCACTTCAGGGAGAGTTTTACATGATTTACTTGTATGACATTATCCGGAATGGCACCGGCACCCCTGAATCCAATCGAATGAATCTTATGCGAAATCGCACACTCACCATCTGCTTTGCCGGCCTCGGATGGCTGTGCTTGTCGCTTCCCGTCACCGCCCAGACGATCACTTCGGTGCAACCGCGAACCGCCGGGCCGGGACAGACGATCCCGCTGCGGATTCAAGGCACCGATCTGAATGAATCGCTGCGTTTGGTTTCCAGTGATCCATCGGTGGACTGGAAAATCGAGAAAGTTGAACCCACCGCAGCCACGGTTCAACTGACGCTTTCCGAAACGGTGCCGCTTGGTCCCACCCGTCTTTGGCTGACGACAGCAACAGGCAAGATTCATTCACACACATTGTTTGTCGATGATTTGGATGCGGTCACGGACAACGGCAACAATCATTCCAAGGAAACAGCACAGCCGATTGCCAATCGATCAACCATCGCCGGGGTTTGCGATGCATCGAAAAGCGATTTCTATCGCGTTCATGCCACCGCGGGGGAGCGGATTGCGATCGAAGTTCACACGCAAGCTCTGCGATCTACGATGGACCCGGTGCTGCGACTGTTCAATGCGGATGGCGAAACGCTGATCCAAGCGGACGATACTTCCGTCGGTCCAGATTGCCGGTTCAGCTACGAAGTGGCCGCCGAGGGTGACTACTGGATCGAAATTCACGACAGTCGCAACTCCGCCGGTGGCGCACCCTACCAATTACGGGTCGGCGACTTCCCGATCATTCATCAGTCTTTCCCACTGGTTGTACGCAGTGGCGAAAAATCCGAGGTCGGGTTCACGGGCCCCGATGGACAACGTTTGGGTTCGCGTCAAATCGAGTTCCCCGCCACAGATCGGGGGCCGATTCAGATGGGGGTCCAATTCGACGATGGGCAATCATCCAGCTGGGTACCAATCGATCGCAGTCCACACCCGCAATTCATGGAAGCCGAATCGACCGATGCCCTGACGCTACCGATCGGCATCAACGGTCGACTGGAACAACCCCGCGAAGTCGATCGCTATCTGGTACGCGGTACGAAAGGGCAAGTCGTCCGATTTGCGGCTAAAACGCGCAGTCTGGGCAGTCCCACGCTACTGCAGATGCAGCTATTCAGTGCCGCGGATTCGAAGATCGCTGAAACGAAAGTCACCGATGCGGATGAATGGAGCTTCGATGCGACTTTTCCCGAAGACGGCGACTATCGACTGGAAGTGACGGATCTGCTCAAACGCGGGGGAGAATCATTCGCGTACTTCGTTGATTGCACACCGGCCGGAACGTTTACCGTTGCGATGAAGCCCGATGCCAAGACGCGAGAGGAATTCATGCTGGAACCTGGGCACGGCGCGTGTGCACTGGACCTGCAGGTTTCGCGGTTTGGATTCGATGGCGAGATCGACCTGACGTTGACGAACCCCGAACTTGGGTTGCGAATTCTAAACCCTCGTATCCCCGCCAAAGCCACCACAGCAAAGATCTACATCACGGCAGATGACCACTGGAACGCCGCCAGCCTAGGTGTGCTGCGAATCATCGCGACCGCCGTCGGCAATCCCAACCAAAGCTGTCTGGTGAATAGCCACGCCCTACGACGCGTCAAAGAACCATTCGTGCTGGCACCCGCCACGCAGGCCGACGGCGCGATTGTTTTGGCCGCGACCGCGACAACGGATGCACCGTTCACGATGGAACCAACATCCCCCGTGCAGTTTGCCCGCCCCGTCCGTTCGCACTCCGCAGCGCTGAAGCCCAAGCGAATCAATGACAAGTTCAAATCAGCCGTCGACCTGCTGCCAAGTGCCTTGCCGTCTGGCTGGAACGCGACGACCAAGGTCGATAAAGAAGCGTACTCGGTCACCCTGACCCGAAACGACCAAGCCACCGACGAACCTGAACGGTTGCCGCTGCTGGTCTATGGTGAATTGGATGGACATGGCCGCGTCGAAACGTACAACCTGCCCATCCAGTGGATTGATCCGGTTCGCGTCACCGCCCAGTTCGCGGAACCTTTTGTCCGGGGTGGCCGCGTCCGTGCCGAAATCCGTCTGCGCCGTGAAGGTGGCGATCCGCAGCCCGTCACTCTCACGCTGACAAACTTGCCATGTGGCATCACCGGTCCCGAGTCGATCGCGATCGCGGCCGACCAGACGCAGGCGACATTCGAACTACAAATCGCCGGCGACGCGGACCTGGCTGCCGATCGTGAGCTAACGCTGAACGCAAACAGCAAATTCACAGGGCAGGACTTCACCGTCACATCGACGCATCCGCTGCCTGTGATCCTGGACAGTCCTGCAAACCTGACGGTCTACCCAAGTGAAATTGCGTTAGCGGATTCACGGGCCAGACAACAACTGGCGATCACCGGGACCAACCAGCAAGACATGCCACGGGATTGGTCTCGTCATGCACGCCTGACCTCGTCGGACCCCAAAATCGCGGAAGTAAGGGACGGAGTCGTGTATCCGATCGCCGATGGACAGACCGAGGTGATGGTCCAAGTCGGCAGCATTCAACAAGCGATCCCCGTGCGAGTTTCCAACATGGCGACGCCGCGTCAGATCGAATTCGAATCCGAGGTCTTGGTCGCGTTGTCCAAACAGGGCTGCAATTCGGGAGCATGCCATGGTTCGCCAAGCGGCAAGGGAGGCTTCCGGTTGTCGCTGCGAGCCTTCGATAAAAAGCTTGATCAATTGACTTTGATTCGCGAAGACTTCGGCCGCCGCACCAACGTCCTTGATCCCGATCAAAGCCTGCTGTTGCTGAAACCACTGATGAACCTCGCACATGGCGGCGGCAAACAGTTGCACCAAGACAACGCGGCCTATCCGATCTTGCGTGACTGGATTGCCGGTGGTGCCAAGGCCGATCCCGAAGGCATCGCACGCATCACCAAACTGGAAGTCTATCCCAGTCAGAAACAGATCTTGGCCATCAAAGATGGTGGCCAACAATTGGCCGTTACGGCGAAGTTTTCCGACGGACGCGAACGTGACGTGACTCATTTGGTCGCCTATGAAACATCCGACACATCGGTTGCGACCGTGGACGCCAACGGATTTGTGACGCCACATGATCGCGGTGAAGTTGCGATCTTGGTGCGGTTACTGGAATACATCGAATCCGTACCGCTGATGTTCGTCGACGACTTACCCAATTTCCAGTGGGAATCCCCCACGCCGAACAACTACGTTGACCAGTTGGTCAATGCGAAGCTGCAGCAACTGCAATACTTACCCGCAGACACATGCAGCGACGATGAATTCCTGCGTCGGGTCAGTTTGGACCTGATCGGAATCCTACCGACCATCGACGAAACGACCGCATTCCTAGCCGACACCGCCCCGAACAAACGCCAACGTCTCGTCGACACGCTGCTTCAGCGAGAAGAGTACGCCAAGTTTTGGGCGTTGAAGTGGGGCGACCTGCTGAAGATGACCAGCAAGTTGGTCGGCGACGAAGGGGTCTACAAATACCATCGATGGGTCGAACAGTCGCTGCACGAGAACATGCCGTATGACGAATTTGCACAGCAGTTGCTGACCGGAGCCGGCAGCACGTTGGCCAATCCGCCGGCGAACTTCTATCGCACATCGACCGACATGAACGAGTGCGTCGAAACGATCTCGCAAGTCTTCCTGGGTGCCCGACTGCAGTGTGCGAAGTGCCACAACCATCCGTTCGAACGTTGGACCCAGGACAACTACTACGGCCTTGGCGCCTTTTTCAATCGTGTCCAACGACGGAAGACCGATCGTCCAGGTGAGATGTTCGTCTATACCAGCTTTGCCGGCGACGTGACCCAACCGCGAACCGGTCAAGTGATGGATCCTTGGTTGCCGCAGGTGGGCAGCATCCAATCGCCGAACGACACCGACCGACGCACCGCGTTCGCGGAATGGTTGGTGAATCCCGACAACCCGTATTTTGCCAGGATCGAAGCCAATCGCATCTGGAGCCAACTATTTGCGCGAGGCATCGTCGACCCGATCGATGATTTCCGAGACTCGAACCCTCCATCCAACGCAACGCTGCTGGACGCGTTGGCGAAAGATTTTGTGGGAAGCGGTTATGACCGGAAACACCTGTTGCGAGTCATCCTGAACAGCCGCACCTACCAGGCAAGCTACCGAACGACGGAGTTCAATCAAGAAGATTCGAAGTACTTCTCGCATCAAGAACCGCGCTTATTGGGTGCCGAACAATTGCTGGATGCGATCAACCGCACCTTAGCAATCGACCAGACCTTCGGCAGCTTGCCTGCGGGAACGCTGGCTACGCACCTGCCGGCCCCGGACGTCGTGAAAGTCGACTTTTTGAAAGTGTTTGGGCAACCCGAGCGAAGTACCGTCTGTGCATGCGAACGAGCCGATGATTCCACACTGGGGATGGCCATCGAACTGTTCAACGGTCCCATGATTCATAAAAAGTTGCAACTCGCCAACAATCGATTCCGCAAATCATTAGCGGCAGGGAAGTCGGTCGAAGAAGTTGTGAAGGAAGTCTACTTGGCCGCCGTTTGTCGCCCACCATCCGAAATCGAATTGAAGTCTGCATTGGATCATTGCAAAAAGAATTCAGATCCAGTCGTCGGAGTCGAAGACGTGTGCTGGGCACTGTTCAACACCGACGAATTCCTATTCCAACACTAGCTTCAACCGTCGCGAAGCGACGACAAGAGCGCTACCAATGTCGAGCCACTACGGAATCCTGCTGCATGTCATTTTCCCGCCCAAATTTGAAAGCCTTAGCAACGAGCAGCGAAAATTACAGGGGAAGTTTCAATGGCAACGTGGGCACGGCGCATTTTCAGCAATTTTCCAAAAAGGAGATCGTTCATTGAAAGATTTATCATTCCTGGGACTTGCGTCCCGAGCTATCGGATGTCGTCGCTTCGCGACTGGTTCGCTGCTTGGGTTGGCGGTACTTTGCGCACCCGCATCAGGGGACGATGCAGCGACGGTCAGCTTTCGCAGCGACATCGCTCCGATCCTACTAGAGAGTTGCCTTGCTTGTCACGGACCGAAGAAGGCCGAGGGAGGCTATCGCGTCGATACTTACGACGAGTTGCTGAAAGCGGGCGATTCGGGTGAACTGCCGATTGCTGCTTCGCTCGATCATGTCAGCGAGTTGGTTCGCCGCATCATCAGCGATGACGAATCGGAACGAATGCCAGCTGAAAACGATGCTCTGCCCCCGGCGCAGGTTCAGTTGATCAAAACGTGGGTTGCCGCGGGCGGCAAGTTCGATGGCAAGGACTCTGGTCTGTCGCTGTCACTTGTCATGCCACCGGTTCGATACGCTGACCCACCAGAAGTCTACAGCCAAGCGGTTCCGATCACAGCAACAACGTTCTCGCCCGACGGCAAGCAGATCGTCACCAGCGGCTATCACGAGCTTGCGATCTGGAATACCGAGGACGCGACGCTGGTTCGACGGATCCAGAACATCGGTCAACGGGTGTTCGCCTTGGCGTTTTCATCGGACGGGCAAACACTGGCCGTCGGTTGCGGCCAACCCGGGCGAAGCGGCGAGGTGCGATTGGTGGATTTCAACTCGGGTGACGTCAAAGAAGTCATCGCACGAACAAACGATGTCGTCCTGGATCTGGCTTATCGGCCCGGAACGAATGATTTAGCCATCGCGTCGGCCGATAGTACGATCCGCATCATCAATACCGAAACGCTGAAAGAGATCCGTGCCTTTGCCAGTCATGCGGATTGGGTGACGGCCGTTGCCTGGAGCGATGACGGCACGCGTCTGGCTTCTGCCAGCCGGGACAAATCCGTCAAGGTGTACGACGGAACAACAGGCGACCTACTGTCAAGCTACTTGGGGCACGGAGCGGCTGTGCGAGGCGTTTCGATCCTCGCGGACAGCAAGCAGGTCGTTTCAGTCGGCGCGGACAACAAACTGCATCGCTGGAACATCGAAGGCGCCAAGAAGGTGGCAGAGGTCGGCACCGGTGGCGAAGGTTCCAAAATCGTCCGCAGCGGAACCAATCTTTGGGTACCCTGTTCCGACAAACGTCTGCTGCAAATTGACTTGACCAGCAACAAGATCTCGCAACAGTACAGCGGTCACAGCGATTGGGTGCTAACCGCATGCTTCCAGCCATCAACGACGACGGACGGCGAAGAAAGTCATTCGATCGCCAGCGGTTCCTTCGATGGGGAAGTCCGACTGTGGAACATTGCCGACGCCGCGGTCATTCGCCAGTGGGTCGCCAAACCCTAGCGGACTGCGGATGCCGATTTAGCTGAACAGCTCGCGGATTGGCCGGCCCTCATCCAGCAGATTGTAAGGACGCCCTTGATCGTCCTCGGCCCGCAGATCGTCAATGCCAGCGGCGTGGTAAACCGTCTTGGCAATGTCGGCGGGGGTCAGCGGATGATCCGACGGAAACTCCCCCAATCGATCGCTCTTTCCGTAGGTCTGGCCGCCTTGGATGCCACCGCCAGCCATCAGCACGCTTTGGCAATGTGTCCAGTGATCTCGACCAGCACCCGCGACCCCGCCAGATCGCGGATCGCCAATCTTGGGAGTCCGCCCCATTTCACTGTTCACGACCAACAAGGTTTGGTCCAACAGACCACGTTGGTCCAGGTCTTCGATCAGCGCAGAGAACGCTCGATCGAATTCCGGCAACAGATGATTCTTCAAACAATCAAAGTTGTTGCCGTGCGTGTCCCAGCCTCCCGCACTTTTGCACTGGCCCTTGATCGCTTCATTCTCTTTCCAAAACACGGTCACAAACGGCGTTTCAGCCTCGACAAGCCGGCGGGCCAGCAACAAGCTCATCGCATTGACGCCCGTCCCGTATCGCGTGCGAGTGGCTTCACTTTCGCTCTCGAGATCAAACACCTTGGTGGCGTTGGACGACAGCAATAGATCCAGCGTTCGCTGCTGGTGTTTCTTCCAAGTTTGCTCGACCGCCGAGTTTTCGAAATGACTACGAGCAACATCCAATTGTTTCAGCAATTGCTGTCGGGATCGCAAATGATCAGCCGTCACGTCCCCTGAAAGCACCAGCGACGGCACTTGAAATTTCAGTGGTTCGTCGACCGTGCCTTGGACGTACAGCGGATCAAACTCGACACCTAACCGAGCGGCAAATTGCCCAGGGCGCGTATACGGCAATTTGCTTGGCTTGTGGGGCAGTGTGATCGCACTGGGCAACCCCTGCTGGCTCGGTCGTCGGGCTCCAACAACCGATCCCATGAACGGCCAATCGTCGGCATAGGGACGCCGATCGTTGCCTTGCGTTTTGAAGGTGGTGTCCGGGACATGACCGGTCAAATTGTAGTAGTACCCGGCGTGATGATCATTCGTATTGACCGTTCCACAAACCGACCGAATCACCGCCAAATGATGCGTTTGCTTTGCAAGTAGCGGCATATGCTCGCAGCAATGAATCCCGGGTGCTGAAGTCGAGATCGGCTGAAAGGGTCCGCGATACTCCGCCGGTGCGTCGGGTTTCATGTCCCAGGTGTCGACGTGCGAAGCACCACCACACAGGAAGAACAGAATCACCGACTTGGCCCGTCCGCCACTGCCCGCCTTGGCCGCGTCTGGCGCCGCTGCGAACCCATTCGACAGGACCTTCGATGGCGTGCCAAAATGAAGCCCAGCGAACCCGCTTGCCGACGCAACCATGAACGCGCGACGATTTTTAGCATTGGTCATAGAGCGACTACCTACAAAAGCGAAACTCTTTTCATCTCATTCAACAGCAATTGCCGCACGCCCAACGGGACATACGACATCGCGACTACTCGTTGCTGGGCGAGTACTGCACCTGCTGTTTCCCCGACTTGTCGATCAGGGATGCGACACCGCCAGCGCCGCCGACGACAAACCGGCTGCCGTCCCGGTTGGAATCGATTGCGTACAGGTATCCGCCAACGACCTGGGCGTTGGTTTCTCTGGATCCGTTGTCCGTTCGATAGATCCGGAAGTGGCTATCACCACAGGCCACACCGATGCGATCATCACGCCCGACAAAAACCAGTCCAGTGACGTCCGTTTTGAATCCACTGATTGTTCGCGTGGCCTGCCCTGAATCGACACTCCAAATCTTGACCGACGCATCGGCTGATCCTGTTGCCAATTGTCGGCGATTGATATTCCAGGCGATGGAAGTGACGTGATGGGTGTGCCCTTCCAAGGTCTTGATCAGCTTTCCGGATTCAACATCCCACAGCTTGACCATCTGGTCGGCGGCTCCGGTAGCCAGCGTCTTTCCATCAGGTGAAAAGCGAACACATAGAACCGTGTCGGCATGCGGTTTCGAAATCTTTCGCACCAATGATCCATCGTTTGCGTTCCAGATCATCAATTCACCGCTTCGCGATGGCTCGCCGCCGCCGCTGGCCAGCAAGTTGCCCGATGGATCAACGTCAACACAAAGCACACGATCAGCAAACGGACTGGGGCCATTCGACGAACCAATCGTCTTGCGAAGTTGCATCAAGCGGGGCGAACTTGCCAACGCGTGTGTCTTTCCGCTGGCATCACGAACCAGGACACAACGATCGCCGCTGGCGACCAACTGCCCACCGGAGGGCATGTCCGGCAACTCTGCCAACCAGTCTCCGGCGCCCGACCAAAGACTCCATGGACCGTGCGTCTGGCCATCCGAGCTGGCCGCTTGTGTCAAAATCCGAGTTCCCGCTGCCATCACGGCGAACGTTTGGCCGGTGGCTCGCGATTGATCCAGCAAAGTTTTCGAAGCAGCCTCATCCGAATTTCGTTTTTCTTGTTCCGCTTTGGCTCCAGCCAGGGCTTCCTGCTGCCGCTGTCGCAGGGCGGTCAAATCTTTCAAACGCTTTTCGCCACGGCTCTTGATTCCTTCGGCCGACTGCAGCGCCGCGGCGGCATTGGAAAGTTCGCTGTCCTTGGTCGTCTTGGCTTGATCGGCTTTGGTAACCGCATCTGCTGCGGCTTTGACCGCAGCTTCCAACGTTTTTGCATCAGCAATGCCAGCCAATTGCTTCACGGCATCCGCGTGCTCTTGTTTCGCTTTCGCTAGCTGAGTTTCCAGATCCGAGACTTTCGCGGCCAGTTGTTTGACCGACTCGGCGATTTCGTCTCGTTTCTGATTTCCGGTTTGCTGTGCAGATTTCGCTTCGGCAAGTTTGGCAGCCGCCGCCTGGGCCGCCTTTTGGGCTTCGACAGCACCAGCCGTTTTCTCGTCTCGCAGTTTTGTTTTGGTTTCGATTTCTTTGGCCGACGTTTCTAAATTCTTCTCTTCCGCCGCCACGTCTTTCTCGACCTGTTTGACCTCTTTGTCGTGGGTGGCGACCAAAGTTTCCGATACCAGCGTCTGCCAGTTGTCGCTTGCCCATCGGGCTTCTGCGACCGGATCCAATTCGGCCACTTCAACCATGCTTTTATCAGCGATGCTGTATTGCCCCAAAGATCCCGAGGCAGTTGTGATCCACAATTTATCGCCGGTCGGTGTGAGCGAAGCGGACAGGGCGGGTGCGGGCAATTTCCCGGCATCGTCAAAGACGCTGCTGGTTTCATTCCAAATGGCAACCTTGCCTGAGACATCGATCGCGACCACAGGACCGGTCTGTGGCGTGGCGGCATAGATCCCCAGCACCGATTGATCAGAAACCTTGTGCGCCGTTTTCGTCCAAGCGGATCCATCACGTTTCCAGAAATCGACATTCCCAACGGCGTCCGCAGTCATCAACTGATCCGGGCCACGCCAGAGCATGGACGTGATCCGATCGGTCGCATCGGCGACTGCGGAATTCTCGCTATCGATGCGAACGATACGGATCGTGTTGCCCCACCCGATCGCGGCCTGATGACCATCCGCCCCCACAGCAACGTGAACCTGGGGTGGATCGTCGCTACCAAATTCGTCGGGAACGCCGAAGCTTTTCATCCATAGCCATCGATCCTTGCCGACTTCCGCCACACTCAATTTGCCTCGCCGCGACAGCACCGCAAGATGACTGCCGCTGGTATTCATCGCTGTCGCCAGAACATCGTCCGCATCGATCGCGGGAATCGAGGTAGATTCGAACGGCGACATTTCCCAAAACTTGACGTTTCGATATCCGGCCGAAACAAGATGGCGACCCGAGGGGTCCAGAAACAGATCCTGGACAAAATCGTCGTGAGCAGGTTTCCGTTGATCGTCGGCGCCCGTTCCCAACGTCTCGATGGACTGGCCAGACTTCGCACCGAACAACCGAATCTGGTTTCCGAAACCAACCGCCGACAACCTTCCGTCCGCTGTCATTGCCGAACCGTAGACGGTCTGCAGCATCGATGGCAGCGGTTGCCACGATCGCTTGATCGGATCACTGGCCCCCTGATCGACGACGGCACCGGATTGGATCCAACGGCGCAGCAGCGCCAGTTCGACCGGGTTCATTGCGGAAGCAGAAACATCGTTGTCCTGCGGCGGCATCACCGGATCGTCGGTGTGAGACGCCAGCAAGAACAGCAGACTGGCCTCTGGTTTCCCCGGGACCAAAACATCATCAACGTCCGATGACTTCATCTTGGCCACCGATTCAAGATTCACGCCGCCTTCTTCGTTGCTGGCGTTATGACAGGCCACACAATTCTTTTTCAGGACCGGCGCAACGTCCCGGCTGAAAATCACCTCGTGATCTTGCGGCAGTTCATCGATCGGCAGACCGTCTGCTTTCGCCAACGATTGAAAGCCGAAGGCCAGCATGACAACCAACGTCTTTGTTGTCGGACGGATCATGATTTTGCTTTTTCAGTCGGAACGGGCGGGACAGTGATCCAGAACTCGGTGACGGGAATGGATGGTCGCAATGGGAAGGTTGCGTCCACGGTACGTTTGGACGGTTTGTCTTCGGCATCCAAGACGGTTCCGACGATCCGAAACCTGCTGTGACCGATCGCGTTGTCGGTTCCCCCGTCCGCATCAGCTTCCGCGGCGACCAATTTCAATGTCACCGACTTGGACGTGCCACCCTTGGGTTCCGAAATCACCGCTTCGGATTCGATTCCCGCGGGAAGGTCCAACGCGATGACCTGTACTTTTTCATTGAAACCGGCGATGCGATTCACCGAGACCGCGATTTCGAGCGGCTTGTCTCGCGTCACCGCAAAATGGTCATCCGCGATTGAAAGGTGACATTGCGGATCCGCCGGATGAATGGACAGCTGATAAAAGTGCCGTGGACCA
Protein-coding regions in this window:
- a CDS encoding DUF1549 domain-containing protein, with protein sequence MNLMRNRTLTICFAGLGWLCLSLPVTAQTITSVQPRTAGPGQTIPLRIQGTDLNESLRLVSSDPSVDWKIEKVEPTAATVQLTLSETVPLGPTRLWLTTATGKIHSHTLFVDDLDAVTDNGNNHSKETAQPIANRSTIAGVCDASKSDFYRVHATAGERIAIEVHTQALRSTMDPVLRLFNADGETLIQADDTSVGPDCRFSYEVAAEGDYWIEIHDSRNSAGGAPYQLRVGDFPIIHQSFPLVVRSGEKSEVGFTGPDGQRLGSRQIEFPATDRGPIQMGVQFDDGQSSSWVPIDRSPHPQFMEAESTDALTLPIGINGRLEQPREVDRYLVRGTKGQVVRFAAKTRSLGSPTLLQMQLFSAADSKIAETKVTDADEWSFDATFPEDGDYRLEVTDLLKRGGESFAYFVDCTPAGTFTVAMKPDAKTREEFMLEPGHGACALDLQVSRFGFDGEIDLTLTNPELGLRILNPRIPAKATTAKIYITADDHWNAASLGVLRIIATAVGNPNQSCLVNSHALRRVKEPFVLAPATQADGAIVLAATATTDAPFTMEPTSPVQFARPVRSHSAALKPKRINDKFKSAVDLLPSALPSGWNATTKVDKEAYSVTLTRNDQATDEPERLPLLVYGELDGHGRVETYNLPIQWIDPVRVTAQFAEPFVRGGRVRAEIRLRREGGDPQPVTLTLTNLPCGITGPESIAIAADQTQATFELQIAGDADLAADRELTLNANSKFTGQDFTVTSTHPLPVILDSPANLTVYPSEIALADSRARQQLAITGTNQQDMPRDWSRHARLTSSDPKIAEVRDGVVYPIADGQTEVMVQVGSIQQAIPVRVSNMATPRQIEFESEVLVALSKQGCNSGACHGSPSGKGGFRLSLRAFDKKLDQLTLIREDFGRRTNVLDPDQSLLLLKPLMNLAHGGGKQLHQDNAAYPILRDWIAGGAKADPEGIARITKLEVYPSQKQILAIKDGGQQLAVTAKFSDGRERDVTHLVAYETSDTSVATVDANGFVTPHDRGEVAILVRLLEYIESVPLMFVDDLPNFQWESPTPNNYVDQLVNAKLQQLQYLPADTCSDDEFLRRVSLDLIGILPTIDETTAFLADTAPNKRQRLVDTLLQREEYAKFWALKWGDLLKMTSKLVGDEGVYKYHRWVEQSLHENMPYDEFAQQLLTGAGSTLANPPANFYRTSTDMNECVETISQVFLGARLQCAKCHNHPFERWTQDNYYGLGAFFNRVQRRKTDRPGEMFVYTSFAGDVTQPRTGQVMDPWLPQVGSIQSPNDTDRRTAFAEWLVNPDNPYFARIEANRIWSQLFARGIVDPIDDFRDSNPPSNATLLDALAKDFVGSGYDRKHLLRVILNSRTYQASYRTTEFNQEDSKYFSHQEPRLLGAEQLLDAINRTLAIDQTFGSLPAGTLATHLPAPDVVKVDFLKVFGQPERSTVCACERADDSTLGMAIELFNGPMIHKKLQLANNRFRKSLAAGKSVEEVVKEVYLAAVCRPPSEIELKSALDHCKKNSDPVVGVEDVCWALFNTDEFLFQH
- a CDS encoding WD40 domain-containing protein translates to MKDLSFLGLASRAIGCRRFATGSLLGLAVLCAPASGDDAATVSFRSDIAPILLESCLACHGPKKAEGGYRVDTYDELLKAGDSGELPIAASLDHVSELVRRIISDDESERMPAENDALPPAQVQLIKTWVAAGGKFDGKDSGLSLSLVMPPVRYADPPEVYSQAVPITATTFSPDGKQIVTSGYHELAIWNTEDATLVRRIQNIGQRVFALAFSSDGQTLAVGCGQPGRSGEVRLVDFNSGDVKEVIARTNDVVLDLAYRPGTNDLAIASADSTIRIINTETLKEIRAFASHADWVTAVAWSDDGTRLASASRDKSVKVYDGTTGDLLSSYLGHGAAVRGVSILADSKQVVSVGADNKLHRWNIEGAKKVAEVGTGGEGSKIVRSGTNLWVPCSDKRLLQIDLTSNKISQQYSGHSDWVLTACFQPSTTTDGEESHSIASGSFDGEVRLWNIADAAVIRQWVAKP
- a CDS encoding DUF1501 domain-containing protein, which translates into the protein MSFRAPSRPSGCRDFRRSNRISRRQVLQAGSLSALGLGLGDLESRLALAQQSGDILPTRRAKACIFLFMWGGPSQLDTFDLKPDAPSEVRGSFRPISTKVPGTQICEHFTGLASMTDKVAIIRSLTHDDPAHLSSGHATLTGQPAPVLKSDADPPSAKDSPHLGALVSKLRPTTNGLPPFVAMPWKAYHPAAPGGEAPGQHGGWLGSAYDGMLLHGDLNDPNWHPQGLSLPADIGIGRLESRLELLKTMDAQRAMLHRSLGASSYGNHQSRAMEMIGSSSVRSAFDLTRESDATRKRYGRNVHGQCVLMARRLVEHGVPLVSVNWHNDGKNFWDTHGDNFNRLKNDLIPPADQALSALLTDLEDRGLLDETIVAWVGEFGRKPQITAANAGREHWPFCYSGLLAGGGIRPGMVYGSSDQHGAYPASDPVTPQDFATTILHAMGLPTQTALLDRQQRPHRITSGRVLHDLLV